From a single Arachis hypogaea cultivar Tifrunner chromosome 3, arahy.Tifrunner.gnm2.J5K5, whole genome shotgun sequence genomic region:
- the LOC112788990 gene encoding 3-ketoacyl-CoA synthase 4, translating into MNSDGTTTTGGGGGDVQIHQTRILPDFLQSVNLKYVKLGYHYLITHLLTLCLIPLMSIIIIQASQMNPNDLHHLWLHLQYNLVSVIICSAILVFGSTVYIMTRPRSIYLVDYSCYKPPSNLSVKFTQFMEHSKLTGDFSDDSLDFQRKILERSGLGEETYVPEAMHHIPPTPSMAAAREEAENVMFGALDNLFANTKIKPKDIGVLVVNCSLFNPTPSLSAMIVNKYKLRGNIRSFNLGGMGCSAGVIAIDLAKDMLQVHRNTYAVVVSTENITQNWYFGNKKSMLIPNCLFRVGGSAVLLSNKGSDKRRAKYKLVHVVRTHKGADDKAFRCVYQEQDDDGKTGVSLSKDLMAIAGGALKTNITTLGPLVLPISEQLLFFATLVVKKLLNAKVKPYIPDFKLAFDHFCIHAGGRAVIDELEKNLQLLPMHVEASRMTLHRFGNTSSSSIWYELAYTEAKGRMRKGNRVWQIAFGSGFKCNSAVWQALRHVKPSLKSPWEDCIHRYPVQVVT; encoded by the coding sequence ATGAATTCCGATGGCACCACCACCACCGGCGGCGGCGGCGGAGACGTTCAGATCCACCAAACTCGGATTCTACCGGATTTTCTCCAGAGCGTGAATCTCAAGTACGTGAAACTTGGATACCACTACCTAATCACTCACCTCTTAACCCTCTGCTTGATTCCTCTCATGTCAATCATTATAATCCAAGCATCTCAGATGAACCCTAACGACCTTCACCACTTATGGCTCCACCTTCAGTACAATCTCGTCAGCGTCATAATCTGCTCCGCGATCCTCGTTTTTGGATCCACCGTTTACATCATGACAAGGCCAAGATCCATTTACCTCGTTGATTATTCGTGTTACAAGCCACCTTCTAATCTCAGCGTCAAGTTCACTCAGTTCATGGAACATTCTAAGCTCACCGGTGATTTCTCTGACGATTCTCTTGATTTCCAGAGGAAGATTCTAGAACGTTCTGGTCTTGGTGAGGAGACTTATGTACCCGAAGCCATGCATCATATCCCTCCAACTCCTTCCATGGCTGCTGCAAGAGAAGAAGCTGAGAATGTTATGTTTGGTGCTTTGGATAATCTCTTTGCTAATACAAAGATTAAGCCTAAGGATATTGGTGTTCTTGTTGTGAATTGCAGTTTGTTTAACCCAACTCCTTCACTTTCTGCAATGATTGTGAACAAGTACAAGCTTAGGGGTAACATTAGAAGCTTCAATTTGGGTGGTATGGGTTGTAGTGCAGGAGTTATAGCCATTGATCTTGCTAAGGACATGCTTCAAGTTCATAGGAACACTTATGCTGTTGTTGTTAGCACTGAGAACATTACTCAGAATTGGTACTTTGGGAACAAGAAATCTATGCTGATCCCAAATTGTTTGTTCCGTGTTGGTGGTTCTGCTGTTTTGTTGTCCAACAAAGGCTCTGATAAGAGAAGAGCAAAGTACAAGCTTGTTCATGTTGTGAGGACTCATAAGGGTGCTGATGATAAAGCTTTCAGGTGTGTGTATCAAGAACAAGATGATGATGGCAAAACTGGTGTTTCTCTCTCAAAGGATCTTATGGCTATTGCTGGTGGGGCTTTGAAGACTAACATCACAACTTTGGGGCCTCTTGTTCTTCCAATAAGTGAACAGCTTCTGTTCTTTGCTACTTTGGTTGTTAAGAAGCTTCTGAATGCAAAAGTGAAGCCTTATATACCTGATTTCAAGCTTGCATTTGATCATTTCTGCATTCATGCTGGTGGGAGAGCTGTGATTGATGAGCTTGAGAAGAATCTTCAGCTTCTGCCTATGCATGTTGAGGCTTCTAGAATGACACTTCACAGATTTGGGAACACTTCTTCAAGCTCTATTTGGTATGAGCTGGCATACACTGAAGCCAAGGGAAGAATGAGGAAGGGGAATAGGGTGTGGCAGATTGCATTTGGAAGTGGATTTAAGTGTAACAGTGCAGTGTGGCAGGCACTTAGGCATGTCAAGCCTTCACTTAAGTCTCCTTGGGAAGATTGCATTCATAGGTATCCAGTGCAGGTTGTTACATAG